From a single Candidatus Saccharibacteria bacterium genomic region:
- a CDS encoding NUDIX domain-containing protein, whose product MSDHNSNIMIVGLIVRDRRIFLARRASTKKIFPNRYEVPGGHVEPGETPQAALKREMREEFGIDVRVGSPVDSFTCYMNGEFCIEVGYFCYLDEGVEPKLNPEDHNESRWIEESEIATIGKDDEETDMLTQAFKMIKSGFIETENRPEPRRVQSYN is encoded by the coding sequence ATGAGCGACCACAACAGTAATATAATGATTGTAGGGCTAATTGTCAGAGATAGACGAATCTTTTTGGCGAGACGTGCATCTACAAAAAAGATTTTTCCAAACCGCTACGAAGTACCTGGGGGTCATGTTGAGCCAGGTGAAACACCTCAGGCAGCTTTAAAGAGGGAAATGCGAGAAGAGTTTGGTATAGATGTCAGAGTTGGTAGCCCAGTAGACAGTTTTACTTGCTATATGAATGGCGAATTCTGTATAGAAGTCGGCTACTTCTGTTACCTAGATGAAGGTGTTGAGCCAAAGTTAAACCCGGAAGATCACAATGAATCACGCTGGATTGAAGAGAGTGAAATAGCAACGATTGGTAAGGACGATGAGGAAACAGATATGCTGACGCAAGCTTTTAAGATGATAAAAAGCGGCTTCATTGAAACTGAAAACAGGCCTGAACCAAGACGAGTACAGAGTTATAACTAG
- a CDS encoding C40 family peptidase, with translation MTELGPQLRDLRQRVVRTALSKQGLPFRHHYKPVNLCGGVFTRQECMEVGMDGRGFDCSGLVIASVCTAAHVDVREWDDEYRHVPQLMGLSVDTEPEAGDALIMRRVTGPRPPRNHMGILIKTGTIAHASGKTQKVEIEDLETVVEPGSILRVVPLSVLIKLAQN, from the coding sequence ATGACAGAGCTGGGCCCGCAACTAAGAGACTTGCGCCAGCGTGTTGTTAGAACTGCTTTATCTAAGCAAGGTTTGCCATTCAGACATCACTATAAGCCAGTGAACTTATGTGGTGGTGTATTTACCCGACAAGAATGCATGGAGGTTGGTATGGACGGCCGAGGTTTTGATTGTAGTGGCCTGGTTATTGCAAGTGTTTGTACTGCCGCACATGTCGATGTCAGGGAGTGGGATGACGAGTATAGACACGTACCACAACTAATGGGGCTGTCTGTCGATACTGAACCTGAAGCTGGTGATGCCCTAATAATGCGTAGAGTAACCGGGCCAAGGCCTCCAAGAAACCACATGGGAATTCTTATCAAGACCGGAACAATTGCACATGCCAGCGGAAAAACACAAAAAGTTGAAATTGAAGACTTAGAAACTGTTGTAGAGCCAGGTTCGATATTACGAGTTGTGCCGCTATCTGTATTGATCAAGCTTGCTCAAAACTAA
- a CDS encoding tRNA-guanine transglycosylase, with translation MSKQFITTKTFGQHGRCGYFDTRAGRVLTPTFMPDGTRGVVKTLTAEQVAGTGVQVVLANTYHLHLQPGEAVVASLGGLHEFGKWRGPILTDSGGFQVFSLGKHTKVTEEGVTFKDPVTGSKHLITPESSMQIQFALGSDMFVAFDHLIGLDDATPAEVKEAFDRTHRWLERCVVEFKKLTKEQEKKEKLQRPSHGDAVADFAASNGEKRTEVYADASSRSGKSANAPQPISIVLSSADEQANGLRRPLLFGVVQGGLDLELRSQSLKMVQDSDVDGIAIGGLSVGEPQAEMFKVLEHLAPQYDADRPRFLLGVGAPADLRFAYEHGIDMADCVLPTRNARHATVWVSGDKKIHLTNEQYTQDASVIDPGCDCYTCASGYSKGFFRHQFKVREPLAGSLASVHNLRYLTKICEELRR, from the coding sequence GTGAGCAAACAATTTATTACAACAAAAACCTTTGGACAGCACGGTCGTTGCGGTTACTTTGACACTCGTGCTGGTAGAGTGCTAACTCCGACATTTATGCCTGATGGTACACGGGGGGTAGTAAAAACCTTGACGGCAGAGCAAGTTGCCGGAACAGGTGTGCAAGTCGTGTTAGCCAACACCTATCATCTGCATCTGCAGCCAGGTGAAGCGGTAGTTGCTAGTCTTGGTGGTTTACATGAATTCGGTAAGTGGCGCGGGCCAATTTTGACGGATAGCGGTGGTTTTCAGGTCTTTTCTTTGGGCAAGCACACCAAAGTTACCGAAGAAGGTGTAACTTTTAAAGACCCTGTAACTGGCAGTAAGCATTTGATAACCCCAGAAAGCTCTATGCAGATTCAGTTTGCGCTAGGCAGTGATATGTTTGTGGCATTCGATCATTTGATTGGGCTAGACGACGCTACGCCTGCAGAAGTAAAGGAAGCATTTGATCGGACCCATCGTTGGCTTGAGCGCTGCGTTGTCGAATTCAAGAAACTCACAAAAGAACAAGAGAAAAAAGAAAAGCTCCAGAGGCCTTCGCATGGGGATGCAGTAGCTGATTTTGCCGCGAGCAACGGAGAGAAGCGTACCGAAGTGTACGCTGATGCGAGTAGTCGCAGCGGAAAATCTGCTAATGCGCCACAACCAATTAGCATAGTCCTCAGCTCTGCTGACGAGCAGGCTAATGGGTTGCGAAGGCCTCTGCTGTTTGGTGTGGTACAAGGTGGCCTAGACCTAGAACTACGCTCTCAAAGCCTCAAAATGGTTCAGGATAGTGATGTAGATGGTATTGCAATCGGTGGCTTGAGCGTTGGAGAGCCACAGGCCGAGATGTTTAAAGTATTAGAGCACTTAGCCCCACAGTATGACGCAGACAGGCCTAGGTTTTTACTTGGTGTTGGCGCGCCGGCAGACCTAAGGTTTGCTTACGAACATGGGATTGATATGGCGGATTGCGTGCTCCCGACTCGAAACGCCAGACATGCAACGGTATGGGTCTCTGGCGATAAAAAGATTCACCTGACCAATGAGCAGTACACACAAGACGCGAGCGTGATTGATCCGGGTTGTGATTGTTACACATGTGCCAGCGGCTATAGCAAAGGCTTCTTCCGCCACCAGTTTAAGGTGCGTGAGCCGTTAGCCGGTAGTTTGGCTAGTGTTCACAACCTTAGGTACTTAACTAAAATTTGCGAAGAACTTCGAAGATGA
- a CDS encoding glycosyltransferase family 2 protein — translation MSKLASQDFEIPMPQERKFRYRFFEALPGILSWTVLTSPFWLGFLNVSLAALLMLLYLMLWFVRAAALNVRGIQSFRRLDQHKKLPWRELHAEVIAAQKGDTIQRRVPKWHLSNISRILEDPNGIDPEKIVHVIIIATYNETREVIEPTLQAVLDNDVDMSRVAVFLAYEERGGAEVEAQAIKLMNDYKGKFMHSEAVKHPSHMPNEVRGKGGNITFAGFRAAQWVQSKGLEPKQVLVTTLDADNRPDKQYLPCLDYIYSVCYAPKNLSFQPIPMFTNNIWDAPAPMRVIATGNSYWMMVQALRHHMLRNFSAHSQPLDALIETNFWSVRTIVEDGHQFWRSYFAFDGKHEVIPIFLPIYQDAVLASGYVKTLKQQFIQIRRWAWGASDVAYVAENAFFKPNSIPLWDRLAKFFRLLEGHVSWSSSPLILAFGAFIPFLFHNTDYLANQLPQLASRIQTLAMLGIFVTLYLSFKILPPKPARYKRRRSLAMLLQWVLLPLTTIGYSASAAIYSQTRLIFGKYIGGFDVTEKAVVTDKGMATSLKDGKQS, via the coding sequence ATGAGCAAGCTAGCCTCTCAAGATTTTGAGATACCGATGCCGCAGGAGCGCAAGTTTAGGTATAGATTTTTTGAGGCGCTGCCTGGCATATTGTCTTGGACAGTCTTAACAAGCCCGTTCTGGCTGGGGTTTTTGAACGTTAGTCTAGCGGCTCTATTAATGCTTTTGTATCTTATGCTGTGGTTTGTACGCGCCGCTGCACTGAACGTTCGAGGAATTCAAAGTTTTCGTCGGCTTGATCAGCACAAGAAATTGCCTTGGCGCGAGCTACATGCTGAGGTGATTGCAGCACAGAAAGGTGATACTATACAACGTCGAGTTCCTAAGTGGCACCTAAGTAATATCTCGCGTATTCTAGAGGATCCGAACGGCATTGATCCTGAAAAGATTGTTCACGTTATCATCATTGCTACTTACAACGAAACGCGAGAGGTGATTGAGCCAACCCTACAAGCTGTACTAGACAACGATGTAGACATGAGCAGGGTAGCAGTATTTCTGGCCTATGAGGAGCGAGGTGGGGCAGAAGTTGAGGCTCAGGCTATCAAGCTGATGAACGACTACAAGGGTAAGTTTATGCACTCTGAGGCAGTTAAACATCCAAGCCACATGCCTAACGAAGTGCGCGGTAAAGGTGGCAACATCACCTTTGCAGGATTCAGGGCGGCGCAGTGGGTGCAGTCTAAGGGCTTAGAGCCAAAACAAGTGCTGGTAACGACGCTTGATGCGGATAACCGCCCAGACAAACAGTACTTACCCTGCCTTGATTACATCTACAGTGTTTGTTATGCGCCAAAAAATCTGTCTTTTCAGCCTATACCAATGTTTACAAACAATATTTGGGACGCACCAGCGCCGATGCGTGTGATCGCGACAGGCAACTCTTACTGGATGATGGTTCAGGCGCTGCGACATCATATGCTTAGAAACTTTTCGGCGCATAGTCAGCCCCTAGATGCACTTATTGAAACAAACTTTTGGAGTGTCCGAACGATTGTGGAAGATGGGCATCAGTTCTGGAGAAGCTATTTTGCTTTTGACGGTAAGCACGAGGTGATACCTATATTCTTGCCAATTTATCAAGACGCAGTGCTGGCAAGTGGCTATGTGAAAACACTGAAGCAACAGTTTATTCAGATTAGACGCTGGGCTTGGGGCGCTAGCGATGTGGCTTATGTGGCCGAGAATGCCTTCTTTAAGCCTAACTCAATTCCTCTTTGGGATCGACTGGCTAAATTCTTCCGACTGCTTGAGGGGCATGTTAGCTGGTCTAGTTCGCCTCTCATATTGGCTTTTGGTGCGTTTATACCTTTTTTGTTTCACAACACGGATTACTTGGCCAATCAGTTACCCCAACTGGCTAGCCGTATCCAAACTTTGGCCATGCTCGGCATATTCGTGACTCTGTACTTAAGTTTTAAGATACTACCGCCGAAACCTGCGCGCTACAAGCGACGTCGATCGCTTGCCATGCTTTTGCAGTGGGTTTTGCTTCCACTCACTACAATTGGATATAGCGCATCAGCTGCTATCTACTCGCAGACTAGACTGATTTTTGGCAAATACATCGGTGGTTTTGACGTAACGGAGAAGGCAGTTGTGACCGATAAGGGTATGGCAACTTCTTTGAAAGACGGCAAGCAGAGCTAG
- a CDS encoding HIT domain-containing protein → MKFEFRLKPGTSALYIKPGDPLDENYVYEYDQWHLVLQPEKYRQKRGAAAGLLIAKREVILVTDLKNEEWADLAEIMKTAPQKLCDKANVTFTGHFTGPAFNNGDLAGQTQAQVHAHIYPVIAEDLPGPGVRNGMDAMVEAHRKATKR, encoded by the coding sequence ATGAAATTTGAGTTTCGTTTGAAGCCCGGAACATCTGCTTTGTATATAAAACCTGGCGATCCACTAGACGAAAATTATGTCTATGAGTACGATCAATGGCACCTTGTGCTACAGCCAGAGAAATATAGGCAAAAGCGAGGTGCCGCCGCCGGATTATTAATTGCAAAACGAGAAGTTATTTTGGTAACTGATCTAAAAAACGAAGAATGGGCAGACTTAGCAGAGATTATGAAAACAGCTCCGCAAAAACTATGCGATAAGGCGAATGTAACCTTTACTGGTCACTTCACGGGCCCCGCCTTCAACAACGGCGATTTAGCCGGCCAAACCCAAGCCCAAGTACACGCTCATATCTACCCTGTTATTGCCGAGGACTTGCCTGGTCCCGGCGTCAGAAACGGCATGGATGCAATGGTGGAGGCGCACAGAAAGGCCACGAAACGCTAG
- a CDS encoding divalent metal cation transporter, producing MGEILRQYKKTERDVERKVGRAERKTIGVVRGALSRKRFNRFLRVLGPGLVTGAADDDPSGIATYSQAGAGFGTSLLWAFPLMFPLLLAVQESCARIGAISGKGLAAVIKENYNRRLLYAAVFLVVTANVVNIGADLGAMAATTRLFVDLPFELLAVLFAVLTTLLVVFVSYRSYARFLKWLAITLLAYPLTAFMVGQDWGQVLRDTFVVPSISKEALYVFVGMLGTTISPYLFFWDTSEVVEEEIQKHNVAKIGTDTKATKRFIHNLRVDNFVGMALASVTAWFIVIACASTLNRSGITNIATAADAARALEPLVQGFPNAGLIAKLIFSVGIIGLGLLAVPVLAGSSSYAISEALGWKEGLYRKFKRASGFYIVIILATLAGLAMNFIGLDPVKALVFSAVFNGIAAIPLLYIIVRVGSNKRVMGNYKNSWLSNLLIRLAFVVMTLAVLVLMASFVV from the coding sequence ATGGGCGAAATACTTAGGCAATACAAAAAAACCGAAAGAGATGTCGAGAGAAAGGTCGGTAGGGCTGAACGCAAAACTATCGGCGTTGTTAGGGGAGCTCTAAGCAGAAAACGCTTCAACAGATTCTTGCGAGTGCTGGGGCCCGGCCTTGTAACTGGAGCTGCCGATGACGATCCTTCTGGAATAGCTACCTATTCTCAGGCTGGAGCGGGTTTTGGCACTAGTTTACTCTGGGCTTTTCCTCTCATGTTCCCACTACTGTTGGCGGTGCAAGAGTCTTGTGCCCGCATCGGCGCAATCAGCGGCAAGGGCTTGGCAGCAGTTATCAAAGAAAACTATAACCGAAGACTACTTTATGCGGCAGTTTTTTTGGTAGTGACGGCCAATGTGGTCAACATTGGCGCAGACCTCGGCGCGATGGCAGCTACGACCAGGCTTTTTGTCGACTTGCCGTTTGAGCTTCTGGCAGTTTTATTTGCTGTGTTAACAACGCTTTTGGTCGTTTTTGTCAGCTATCGATCGTATGCTAGATTTTTGAAATGGCTAGCGATTACCCTGCTTGCATACCCGTTGACCGCCTTTATGGTTGGTCAAGATTGGGGGCAGGTGCTACGCGATACATTCGTAGTGCCAAGTATTAGCAAAGAAGCACTTTATGTGTTCGTGGGAATGCTTGGTACGACGATTTCACCTTATTTGTTCTTTTGGGATACTTCTGAAGTGGTGGAGGAAGAGATACAAAAGCACAATGTTGCCAAGATTGGTACTGATACTAAAGCCACAAAAAGATTCATTCATAATCTGAGGGTAGATAATTTTGTTGGTATGGCGCTAGCTAGTGTAACCGCTTGGTTTATTGTGATAGCTTGTGCGTCGACGCTTAACAGGAGCGGGATTACTAACATAGCAACGGCGGCAGATGCTGCGCGGGCTTTGGAGCCGCTGGTGCAAGGCTTTCCGAATGCTGGGCTGATTGCTAAGCTGATTTTCTCAGTTGGCATAATTGGTTTGGGACTACTGGCAGTTCCGGTTCTTGCCGGATCATCATCTTATGCAATCAGTGAGGCGCTTGGTTGGAAGGAAGGTTTGTATCGTAAATTCAAGCGTGCAAGTGGCTTTTATATTGTGATTATCTTGGCTACGCTAGCGGGTCTGGCGATGAATTTTATCGGATTAGACCCGGTAAAGGCTTTGGTTTTCTCGGCAGTATTTAACGGTATAGCTGCTATCCCGTTACTTTACATCATTGTTAGGGTCGGCAGCAACAAGCGAGTCATGGGCAACTACAAAAACAGCTGGCTGTCTAACCTCTTAATCAGATTGGCGTTTGTAGTAATGACCTTGGCAGTTTTGGTGCTTATGGCTTCGTTTGTGGTCTAG
- a CDS encoding SurA N-terminal domain-containing protein — protein sequence MKKIKHLVSRSKARATALVKRTPKEPVAFPKITSETIAEQREQVLSGARKYIYPLQHSKHRIVLVSSAIFIGSILSFIIFCVVSLYKLQSTNTFVYRITQVLPFPVARQSKNFVSYENYLFELRHYMHYYENQQKLSFDSESGKQQLQSYKQRALDKVVADMITKQVAADKGVSVSDQDVNNQIELARSQNRLGGSEKVFEDVLRDYWGWTVDDYKRSLRGELLEQRVAAKVDEDSAKRAADLSAQLRSGIDFKALVLSSSSDEATKQSGGELGLVAKSDRDMSPQSIEALYKLAAGGVSEPILVSYRGGFAYEIVKNIEIQGDKIKAAHIIIPIRDFNEFLNDYKANHPVRQYIRIPTAPR from the coding sequence ATGAAGAAAATTAAACATTTAGTCAGTCGTAGTAAGGCAAGAGCAACAGCTCTTGTTAAGCGTACTCCGAAGGAGCCAGTCGCTTTTCCTAAAATCACAAGTGAGACAATCGCTGAACAGCGTGAGCAGGTGCTCTCTGGGGCCAGGAAGTATATATACCCCCTTCAGCATTCCAAGCACAGAATCGTATTAGTTTCATCGGCTATTTTTATTGGTTCGATATTGTCGTTTATAATTTTTTGTGTAGTTTCTCTTTATAAGCTTCAATCGACCAATACCTTTGTCTATCGGATTACTCAGGTCCTGCCGTTTCCCGTTGCTAGGCAGAGCAAGAACTTTGTTAGTTACGAGAACTATCTTTTTGAGCTGCGTCATTATATGCATTACTATGAAAATCAGCAGAAACTTAGCTTTGACAGTGAGTCGGGTAAACAGCAACTACAAAGTTACAAACAGAGGGCTTTGGATAAGGTGGTGGCAGATATGATAACCAAGCAGGTCGCTGCCGATAAAGGTGTGTCGGTAAGCGACCAAGACGTGAATAATCAGATTGAACTGGCGCGAAGTCAAAATCGTTTGGGCGGTAGCGAAAAAGTGTTCGAAGATGTACTTCGGGATTATTGGGGCTGGACTGTGGATGACTATAAGCGTTCTTTGAGGGGCGAATTACTGGAGCAGAGGGTAGCCGCTAAAGTAGATGAAGACTCGGCCAAACGAGCAGCTGATCTTTCTGCTCAACTGAGATCAGGCATAGACTTTAAGGCCTTAGTTCTTTCTTCTTCATCGGATGAGGCAACTAAGCAAAGTGGTGGCGAATTAGGTTTGGTGGCAAAATCAGACCGCGACATGAGCCCTCAGAGTATTGAAGCACTTTATAAACTAGCAGCGGGCGGTGTGTCGGAGCCTATACTAGTATCTTATAGGGGTGGGTTTGCTTATGAAATTGTCAAGAATATTGAGATTCAGGGTGACAAAATCAAGGCAGCACATATAATTATTCCGATCAGGGACTTTAATGAGTTTTTAAATGACTACAAAGCTAACCACCCAGTTAGGCAGTATATTCGTATACCGACCGCCCCACGTTAA
- a CDS encoding PH domain-containing protein — MAKNQNSFRGQLEGEELLMMFRKHPIVMRRGLIYGSLGLLAGTVPSLIKPTMTLLWLGLIGGVVLAALIMFPYWMSWYYSMFLVTNQRFIQMKQKGLFNRSVSDIALKQIQSLNYRIAGIEQTALGFGTIVMQSYLGDIVVHEVHHPEKTVGELSQILRQYGELDEKPSYVQSEKPNEEN; from the coding sequence ATGGCTAAAAACCAAAACAGTTTTCGGGGACAACTCGAGGGGGAAGAGCTACTTATGATGTTTCGCAAACATCCAATTGTTATGCGTCGGGGGCTGATTTATGGTTCGCTCGGGTTATTGGCTGGGACTGTGCCCTCTCTAATCAAGCCGACGATGACGCTGCTTTGGCTGGGCCTGATTGGCGGGGTGGTTCTGGCTGCTCTCATCATGTTTCCTTATTGGATGAGCTGGTACTACAGTATGTTTTTGGTAACAAATCAGCGTTTCATACAGATGAAGCAAAAGGGACTCTTTAATCGTAGCGTCTCAGATATTGCCCTTAAGCAAATACAGTCACTTAATTACAGAATTGCAGGCATAGAGCAAACAGCACTGGGTTTTGGTACAATAGTTATGCAGAGTTATTTAGGCGATATTGTTGTCCATGAGGTTCATCATCCAGAAAAAACAGTTGGAGAATTATCGCAAATTTTGCGACAGTACGGTGAACTAGACGAAAAGCCGTCTTATGTGCAGAGCGAAAAACCAAATGAAGAAAATTAA
- a CDS encoding nucleoside-diphosphate kinase, with protein MERTLIVLKPDAVQRGIIGEILTRFERVGLKIVGTKMVKPDYDHYYHHYENIGQMVSRRGKEAFDVTLDFMNLGPVIAVVLEGVDAVSLVRKMVGTTAPKEAVPGTIRGDYAHMGFEYANGEGIGIPNLIHASGDPKEAEQEIDHWFSESELFDYETVYEVYTQARKKKK; from the coding sequence ATGGAACGAACGCTTATTGTACTAAAGCCAGATGCAGTTCAAAGAGGAATTATCGGAGAGATTTTGACTCGATTTGAGCGAGTGGGTTTGAAAATTGTTGGTACCAAGATGGTAAAACCTGATTATGATCATTATTATCATCATTATGAAAACATCGGCCAAATGGTTTCTAGACGCGGCAAGGAGGCTTTCGATGTAACGCTAGATTTCATGAACCTTGGTCCTGTGATTGCTGTCGTGCTCGAAGGGGTTGATGCAGTTAGTTTGGTACGCAAAATGGTTGGCACTACTGCTCCAAAAGAGGCAGTACCAGGTACTATCAGAGGCGACTACGCTCACATGGGCTTTGAGTACGCCAATGGCGAGGGAATTGGTATACCTAACCTAATTCATGCTTCAGGTGATCCAAAAGAAGCTGAGCAGGAAATTGATCATTGGTTTTCAGAAAGTGAACTGTTTGATTATGAAACGGTTTACGAAGTCTATACTCAAGCCCGAAAAAAGAAAAAGTAG
- a CDS encoding tyrosine-type recombinase/integrase, giving the protein MLFSKLKTDFLEYLEIEQGRSQATIKNYDFYLSRLIDFEGDFEIELLDGEMVRKWRLWLNRLGTATSDELQKNTQNYHLIALRGFLKFCAKRDIKALPPEKIELAKAKPKQVTFLNEEELERLFNIPKLDTKSGLRDRAILELLYSSGLRVSELTGLNRDHINLKRREFMVRGKGQKDRPIFISESASWWLQKYLDKRDDNAPALFIQYSGKSSSTDNSGSYRRLTPRSVQRMVSKSALLAGITKHVSPHTLRHSFATDILMNGGDLRSVQALLGHSNISTTQIYTHVTDPHLKAVHDKFHKDIKSST; this is encoded by the coding sequence ATGCTTTTTAGTAAACTAAAAACCGACTTTCTGGAATATCTCGAGATTGAGCAGGGACGCTCACAAGCCACAATCAAAAACTACGACTTTTACTTGTCTAGGCTGATTGACTTTGAAGGTGATTTTGAGATAGAGCTGCTGGACGGCGAAATGGTAAGAAAGTGGCGGCTATGGCTAAACCGACTCGGTACTGCCACCAGTGACGAGCTGCAAAAAAACACTCAGAATTACCATCTGATAGCTCTAAGGGGATTTCTAAAATTCTGCGCCAAGCGTGACATAAAAGCTTTACCACCAGAGAAGATTGAGCTAGCAAAAGCCAAACCAAAGCAGGTGACTTTTCTGAACGAAGAAGAACTGGAAAGACTTTTCAACATCCCAAAGCTAGACACCAAATCGGGCCTTCGTGACCGAGCTATCCTCGAGCTTCTTTACTCTAGCGGCTTGCGTGTTTCAGAGCTCACTGGGCTCAACCGCGACCACATCAACCTCAAGCGGCGCGAGTTTATGGTACGCGGCAAAGGGCAAAAGGACCGACCAATATTTATCAGCGAATCAGCCTCGTGGTGGCTTCAGAAGTACCTCGATAAGCGCGACGACAATGCACCTGCTCTTTTTATCCAGTACAGCGGTAAATCAAGCAGTACAGACAACAGCGGCAGTTACCGCCGCCTCACTCCGCGCAGTGTCCAGCGCATGGTAAGCAAATCTGCCCTGCTCGCTGGCATAACAAAACACGTAAGTCCTCATACTCTCAGACATAGCTTTGCGACCGACATTCTAATGAACGGCGGCGACTTGCGTTCTGTCCAGGCCCTACTCGGCCACAGCAACATCTCTACCACCCAGATCTACACTCACGTCACTGATCCACACCTAAAAGCTGTCCACGACAAGTTCCACAAGGATATTAAGAGTAGCACTTGA
- a CDS encoding pilus assembly PilX N-terminal domain-containing protein — protein sequence MTTKNRSGMVAIMVTAMIMVILSLITLGFARLVSREQRQALDDQLSTQAFYAAESGVNAAAAKMRGGVLAEKNDCDVSTYNNGTIDSATPEVRFTCLMIDPTPTELKFNNGFIKTDRARVVPVFTNPLATELNFRWSDNNPARVNAGADCDVRRIPALNQWGDDRVAMLEVDLIPFPNAATGNLNREFLDQNTATFLFYPCGDSSASVTTVNYTNFRAGDASGSRRGNIQAVFCDKSGGYTCSVTVNGFPAMNYYARIKSIYSSANVEVAGKSGTNVVSFANAQVVVDSTGRANDVLRRVQVRLPFESQALKPEASLQSKDEICKLYTVTGTTVENGCN from the coding sequence ATGACAACAAAAAATCGCTCGGGAATGGTTGCAATCATGGTTACTGCCATGATAATGGTGATCCTTTCTTTAATTACGTTAGGATTTGCGCGCTTGGTTAGTCGTGAACAGCGCCAAGCACTTGATGACCAGCTGTCGACGCAGGCTTTTTACGCAGCTGAGTCAGGTGTGAATGCCGCCGCTGCTAAGATGCGAGGCGGAGTATTGGCTGAGAAGAATGATTGCGATGTTAGTACATATAATAACGGGACAATTGATTCTGCTACACCGGAAGTGAGGTTTACTTGCCTCATGATTGATCCAACGCCGACAGAATTAAAGTTCAATAACGGCTTTATCAAAACTGACCGAGCTAGGGTAGTGCCAGTTTTTACCAATCCTTTGGCGACAGAGCTGAACTTTAGGTGGAGCGACAACAATCCTGCTAGAGTTAACGCTGGTGCTGATTGCGATGTACGACGGATTCCAGCTCTCAATCAGTGGGGAGATGACAGAGTAGCAATGCTGGAAGTTGATTTGATACCTTTCCCGAATGCTGCAACTGGTAATCTGAACCGAGAATTCCTAGATCAAAATACAGCTACATTTCTTTTTTACCCTTGCGGAGATAGTAGCGCTTCAGTCACAACCGTAAACTATACTAACTTTAGAGCAGGTGATGCCAGTGGTTCTCGACGCGGGAATATCCAAGCGGTTTTTTGTGACAAAAGTGGTGGCTATACTTGTTCGGTTACGGTCAACGGGTTTCCTGCAATGAATTACTATGCGCGTATTAAATCCATATATAGTTCGGCAAACGTAGAAGTTGCCGGTAAGTCCGGTACGAATGTAGTTTCGTTTGCTAACGCTCAGGTAGTCGTTGACTCAACTGGTCGTGCCAACGATGTACTGCGGCGTGTTCAGGTTCGTTTGCCTTTTGAAAGTCAGGCGCTTAAACCCGAAGCCAGCCTGCAAAGTAAGGATGAAATCTGCAAATTATACACCGTTACTGGAACAACGGTTGAGAACGGGTGTAATTAA
- a CDS encoding prepilin-type N-terminal cleavage/methylation domain-containing protein, with the protein MKRRGFTIIELMVATMVFSLVLLLCLTALMSISRSYYKGVTLTKVQNATRQIVNEISQGIQLSADSIMASTGPAGPMVDPSADPSGIMCVGLKRYTYAIDRQIATNPSVNAADKQIKNAVIRDQLAAPCSSTTPKANLGVDVTAPSASLLSENMRLSRLIVEPVGGDQRIWRVSVTVVFGSSDLLVEENGRTVCRSDVGKEFCGFSEISTTVIRRMGNE; encoded by the coding sequence ATGAAAAGGCGAGGTTTCACAATAATTGAATTGATGGTTGCGACAATGGTGTTTTCTCTGGTGCTACTACTGTGTCTAACAGCGCTGATGTCAATCAGCCGTAGTTATTACAAAGGGGTTACGTTAACAAAAGTTCAGAACGCAACAAGGCAGATTGTTAATGAGATTAGTCAAGGTATTCAGCTAAGCGCTGACTCAATAATGGCATCGACTGGCCCGGCCGGGCCAATGGTTGATCCTTCCGCTGACCCATCCGGAATAATGTGTGTTGGCTTAAAACGCTATACCTATGCAATTGATAGACAGATTGCTACTAACCCATCTGTAAATGCGGCAGACAAACAGATAAAAAATGCTGTTATACGAGATCAGCTAGCTGCTCCTTGCAGCAGCACTACTCCGAAAGCTAATCTTGGCGTAGATGTTACAGCGCCAAGCGCTTCGCTGCTTTCAGAGAATATGAGGCTTTCAAGATTAATCGTAGAGCCTGTTGGCGGCGACCAAAGAATTTGGAGAGTATCGGTAACCGTGGTGTTTGGTAGTAGTGATTTACTGGTTGAGGAGAATGGCCGCACCGTTTGCAGAAGTGATGTTGGTAAAGAATTTTGCGGCTTTTCAGAAATATCTACAACAGTTATTAGAAGAATGGGGAACGAGTAA